In Ruminococcaceae bacterium R-25, one genomic interval encodes:
- a CDS encoding phospho-N-acetylmuramoyl-pentapeptide-transferase, whose protein sequence is MYFIYKMAIGLVAAFAITMILLRFLPGEKILLGHDRGRKFAQGAAANIGKPTGVGFYFMLVFLVISAILCFFYNPVTSDKGFFESGNEVTGLGLGLIATLAAMVTGWLDDRSKDAWNEYLKGALDFIVSLIGAFICVHFFGTRVYIAMTGTFFDLHPIVFYILAVILFVVSINATNATDGIDGLSGTLSILAVFTTFLMGFMCLSLPDRNSILLLVVFIPSVMAYLLYNFNPSKMLMGDAGSRGLGFFIAFFLIYCRVPLLYFIVGLPFLCDGGISIVKITVGRLTKKKIILFKNITTPLHDELRKNRKFSVKRVWFVLVIAAGMIDFLYVFTATLLRVLGVVG, encoded by the coding sequence ATGTATTTTATATATAAAATGGCGATCGGCCTTGTTGCCGCATTTGCCATTACAATGATCCTTCTCCGGTTCCTTCCCGGCGAAAAGATCTTATTAGGACACGACCGCGGACGTAAATTCGCCCAGGGCGCAGCAGCTAACATTGGCAAACCCACCGGTGTCGGCTTCTATTTCATGCTGGTGTTCCTTGTTATTTCGGCAATCCTCTGCTTTTTCTATAACCCAGTAACCTCCGACAAAGGCTTTTTCGAGAGCGGAAACGAAGTAACGGGCCTTGGCCTGGGACTTATCGCAACCCTCGCTGCCATGGTCACAGGCTGGCTTGATGACAGATCTAAAGATGCCTGGAACGAATATTTAAAGGGTGCATTGGACTTCATCGTATCCCTTATCGGAGCATTCATTTGTGTCCATTTCTTCGGAACAAGAGTCTATATCGCAATGACGGGCACATTTTTTGACCTGCATCCCATCGTTTTCTATATTCTCGCGGTAATCCTTTTCGTAGTATCTATCAATGCAACAAATGCCACAGACGGAATCGACGGCCTCTCGGGAACTCTCTCGATCCTCGCAGTCTTCACGACATTCCTCATGGGATTCATGTGCCTTTCACTGCCCGACAGGAACTCGATCCTTTTACTGGTCGTCTTCATCCCTTCCGTTATGGCTTATCTTCTCTATAACTTCAATCCCTCAAAGATGCTCATGGGAGACGCCGGTTCAAGAGGCTTAGGCTTCTTTATCGCATTCTTCCTGATCTACTGCAGGGTTCCGCTTTTATATTTCATCGTTGGTCTCCCCTTCCTTTGCGACGGCGGTATCTCTATCGTAAAGATCACGGTCGGAAGACTTACAAAAAAGAAGATCATTCTTTTCAAGAACATCACGACACCTCTGCACGACGAACTCAGAAAGAACAGAAAGTTCAGTGTCAAGCGCGTCTGGTTCGTCCTCGTTATCGCAGCCGGAATGATCGACTTCCTCTACGTCTTTACTGCAACTCTATTGAGAGTATTGGGAGTTGTAGGGTAA
- a CDS encoding arginyl-tRNA synthetase — MDYKDLIATNLSACTGLDKAQIEGLIEIPPKLELGDYAFPCFVLAKTLHKAPPMIANELKDSPELVNGFDGAVTVDTAGPYINFRIDRGVLAKSVINEIIEAGDQYGNKNIGEGKNVIIEFSSPNIAKPFHVGHAFTTILGNSLSNIYSRLGYNVIRFNHLGDYGTQFGKLITAYRLWGDEKAMEENPIDELTRIYVKFHDECKVSPEREKELEDTARDNFRKLEEGKEEEVALWKRFRDLSLEVFEKTYKRMGIKFDNYNGESFYSSRIDSVVNMLESKGLLEESEGARVVKLDDEGLPPCLVVKSDGTTIYASRDLAAILYRHEKFNFYKNIYVVGLPQQLHFKQVFAVLKKAGYKCADDCVHVGFGLLKFKPKKDENGNEIVEAFSTRAGNIIKLDDFLDKATEKTAEIIRKNSELRGGDMTDEQIAQVSEVVGLGAVSYTYLKAGREKDILFDWDDMLDFEGDTAPYLIYTYARIKSILRKAADQGISASSDSVSELTAEDEYAVIRSLADFKDAVVKAAESYEPFMISRQIALIARNFNRFYNNSRILNCESAELRDARLKLCEAVADTIKSGLDMLGIGVVEKM; from the coding sequence ATGGATTACAAAGATTTAATAGCTACAAATTTAAGCGCTTGCACAGGCCTTGATAAGGCTCAGATTGAAGGACTTATCGAGATTCCGCCGAAGCTCGAGCTCGGAGATTATGCTTTCCCTTGCTTCGTTCTGGCAAAGACCCTTCACAAGGCTCCGCCCATGATCGCAAATGAGCTCAAGGACTCTCCCGAGCTCGTAAATGGCTTTGACGGCGCAGTTACAGTTGATACTGCAGGCCCTTATATCAATTTCAGGATCGACAGAGGCGTTCTCGCTAAGAGCGTTATCAATGAGATCATCGAAGCAGGCGACCAGTACGGCAATAAGAACATAGGTGAGGGCAAGAACGTCATCATCGAGTTCTCATCTCCTAATATCGCTAAGCCTTTCCATGTAGGCCACGCTTTTACGACGATCCTGGGCAATTCGCTCTCAAATATCTATTCCAGACTCGGTTATAACGTAATCAGATTCAATCACTTGGGCGATTACGGTACACAGTTCGGTAAGCTCATCACCGCTTACAGGCTCTGGGGCGACGAGAAGGCCATGGAAGAAAACCCCATCGATGAGCTCACAAGGATCTATGTAAAGTTCCATGACGAGTGCAAGGTATCTCCTGAGCGCGAAAAGGAACTTGAAGACACAGCAAGAGACAACTTCAGAAAGCTCGAAGAGGGCAAGGAAGAGGAAGTAGCTCTCTGGAAGCGTTTCAGGGACTTGAGCCTTGAGGTTTTCGAGAAGACATATAAGAGAATGGGCATCAAGTTTGATAACTATAACGGCGAGTCTTTCTATTCTTCAAGGATTGACTCTGTTGTTAATATGCTCGAGAGCAAGGGCCTTTTGGAAGAGAGTGAAGGCGCAAGAGTCGTTAAGCTCGACGATGAAGGACTCCCGCCGTGCCTCGTTGTCAAGAGCGACGGTACCACCATCTATGCTTCAAGAGACCTCGCTGCAATCCTCTACAGACACGAAAAATTCAATTTCTACAAGAATATCTATGTAGTAGGACTTCCCCAGCAGCTTCACTTCAAGCAGGTTTTCGCGGTTCTCAAGAAGGCAGGCTATAAGTGCGCCGATGACTGCGTACACGTAGGTTTCGGACTTTTGAAGTTCAAGCCCAAGAAGGATGAGAACGGCAACGAGATCGTTGAGGCTTTCTCAACACGTGCCGGAAACATCATAAAGCTTGACGATTTCCTCGATAAGGCTACTGAAAAGACCGCTGAGATCATCAGAAAGAACAGCGAGCTTCGTGGCGGTGACATGACAGATGAGCAGATCGCCCAGGTTTCCGAAGTCGTCGGACTTGGCGCTGTTTCTTACACATATCTCAAGGCAGGAAGAGAGAAGGATATCCTCTTTGACTGGGATGACATGCTTGATTTTGAGGGCGATACAGCGCCTTACCTTATCTACACTTATGCAAGGATCAAGTCTATCTTGAGAAAAGCAGCAGATCAGGGCATCTCAGCTTCTTCCGATTCTGTTTCGGAGCTTACTGCCGAAGACGAATATGCAGTTATCAGAAGCCTTGCAGATTTCAAGGATGCTGTTGTTAAGGCAGCTGAGAGCTATGAGCCTTTCATGATCTCACGCCAGATCGCTCTTATCGCAAGAAACTTCAACCGTTTCTACAACAATTCCAGGATCTTGAACTGCGAATCTGCTGAGCTCCGCGATGCAAGACTTAAGCTTTGCGAGGCTGTTGCTGACACGATCAAGTCCGGACTCGACATGCTCGGAATCGGCGTCGTTGAGAAGATGTAA
- a CDS encoding M3 family oligoendopeptidase, translated as MENTTNSSVPDFKELKYQRPDLDKFTETVKAVRLRLMTAKTIEAADEAIGEYEIAISYFDTMYALCQILHDLDTSNEFYNKEIEFFDEASARVQELSSAVLSGLLTAPCADSLKVKYGPMIFRKAKNQREIISSEVIDDLTEESRLENEYSQKQSEAEILLGKKTLNLSLIQPYLQSTDRKIRREAHIALDKYYMSRKETYDVIYDDLVKVRTEAARKLGYENFTELGYKRMERYDYTREDVASFRENIKRYIVPLTTQIRKLQKERLGVDKLMFHDLPCLFKEGNPTPVVSKDTYEEAAGKFFRKMFGANPSFFDILSSHGYTDLLSRPVKSTGGYCMYLEDYCIPFIFMNGNGTFDDVATVIHEGGHAYAALQGAESSPFVECLSPTLETCEIHSTSMEYMSYPFMNIFYGNQAEQYCELHMTDGLLFLPYGCMVDEFQHIIYDNPNMTPNERHEIWRMLEQTYQPYTEYDVNDTPFHAMGGAWMKKDHIFTTPFYYIDYCLSQICALELWDESRTDLKVALEKYNTLCQLGGSDTFLNLISKSGIESPFDVDVMKRLAYKCADFLNL; from the coding sequence ATGGAGAATACGACTAACAGCTCTGTACCTGATTTTAAGGAACTGAAATACCAGAGGCCCGACCTCGACAAGTTCACCGAGACAGTAAAAGCCGTTAGATTAAGGCTCATGACCGCCAAGACAATAGAAGCGGCTGATGAAGCGATTGGCGAATATGAGATAGCGATAAGCTATTTCGATACCATGTATGCGCTCTGCCAGATCCTCCACGATCTCGATACATCAAACGAATTCTACAATAAAGAAATAGAGTTCTTCGACGAGGCTTCCGCCAGAGTCCAGGAGCTCTCATCCGCCGTATTATCAGGCCTTCTGACGGCTCCCTGCGCTGACAGTTTGAAGGTCAAGTACGGTCCCATGATCTTCCGCAAGGCTAAAAACCAGAGGGAGATCATCTCAAGCGAAGTAATTGATGACCTCACTGAGGAATCAAGGCTCGAAAACGAGTACTCCCAGAAGCAGTCCGAAGCTGAGATCCTTTTGGGCAAGAAGACCTTGAATTTAAGCCTTATCCAGCCTTATCTCCAGTCAACTGACAGGAAGATAAGAAGAGAGGCTCATATCGCGCTCGACAAGTACTATATGTCCCGTAAAGAAACCTACGATGTTATCTACGATGACCTCGTAAAGGTAAGAACTGAGGCTGCAAGAAAGCTCGGCTATGAGAACTTTACCGAGCTCGGCTATAAGCGTATGGAGCGTTACGATTACACGAGGGAAGACGTTGCTTCTTTCAGGGAAAATATCAAGAGATATATCGTACCGCTCACGACTCAGATAAGAAAGCTCCAGAAAGAAAGGCTCGGCGTGGACAAGCTCATGTTCCACGACCTTCCGTGTCTTTTTAAGGAAGGCAATCCCACTCCCGTCGTAAGCAAAGATACTTACGAAGAGGCTGCCGGCAAGTTCTTCAGAAAGATGTTCGGCGCTAACCCGAGCTTTTTCGACATCCTTTCAAGCCACGGATATACGGACCTTTTATCACGTCCCGTTAAGTCTACGGGCGGCTACTGCATGTATCTTGAAGATTACTGCATCCCGTTTATCTTCATGAACGGCAATGGTACTTTCGATGATGTTGCGACAGTTATCCACGAGGGCGGCCACGCTTATGCGGCATTGCAGGGCGCTGAATCCTCGCCTTTTGTAGAGTGCCTTTCGCCGACACTTGAGACATGCGAGATCCATTCGACATCGATGGAATACATGTCTTATCCGTTCATGAACATCTTCTACGGAAATCAGGCTGAACAGTACTGCGAACTCCACATGACTGACGGCCTTTTGTTCCTGCCTTACGGATGCATGGTCGACGAGTTCCAGCACATCATCTACGACAACCCGAACATGACTCCCAATGAGCGTCACGAGATCTGGAGAATGCTCGAGCAAACCTACCAGCCTTACACCGAATACGATGTAAACGACACGCCTTTCCACGCGATGGGCGGCGCCTGGATGAAGAAGGACCACATCTTCACAACGCCTTTCTACTATATCGATTACTGCCTCTCACAGATCTGCGCATTGGAGCTCTGGGACGAGTCCAGGACCGATCTTAAGGTAGCTTTGGAAAAGTACAATACGCTCTGCCAGTTAGGCGGCAGCGACACATTCTTAAATCTCATAAGTAAATCCGGAATCGAGTCGCCTTTTGACGTCGATGTCATGAAGCGCCTTGCCTACAAGTGTGCGGATTTCCTTAATCTGTGA